A DNA window from Corynebacterium ciconiae DSM 44920 contains the following coding sequences:
- the argS gene encoding arginine--tRNA ligase, protein MTPADLAALIRSTAESVFAEHDLDSSVLPETVTVERPRNPEHGDYATNLALQVAKRAGAQPRELAQWLAEALAQHEGVSEAEIAGPGFLNIRLNAAAQGAIVAEILAAGERYGHADTLAGQRVNLEFVSANPTGPIHLGGTRWAAVGDSLGRVLEASGAQVTREYYFNDHGRQIDRFTHSLIAAARNEPAPEDGYAGAYIAEIASAVMHRVPGVLELPEAEMHEAFRAHGVEMMFAHIKTSLAEFGTTFDVYFHENSLFESGAVDAAVQTLKDNGSLYASDGAWWLKSTDYGDDKDRVVIKSDGDAAYIAGDIAYVADKIDRGHDLCIYMLGADHHGYISRLRAAAAALGYRPEQVEVLIGQMVNLVRDGKPVRMSKRAGTVITLDDLVEAVGVDAARYAMIRSSVDQSLDIDLELWASRSSDNPVFYVQYGHARLCSIARKAAELGVSLENADIDFSVLDSEREGDLIRTLGEFPAAIASAADLREPHRIARYAEQLAGTFHRFYDTCQILPKAGEETSELHIARLALAAASRQVLSNALGLCGVTAPERM, encoded by the coding sequence ATGACACCTGCCGATCTTGCTGCATTAATCCGAAGCACTGCTGAATCCGTGTTCGCCGAGCACGACCTCGATTCCTCTGTCCTTCCTGAGACAGTGACTGTCGAGCGTCCGCGTAATCCTGAGCATGGTGACTACGCCACCAACCTCGCCTTGCAGGTGGCCAAGCGGGCAGGGGCACAGCCCCGTGAGCTCGCCCAGTGGTTGGCTGAGGCGCTCGCGCAGCACGAAGGCGTCTCCGAGGCCGAGATCGCCGGCCCCGGCTTCCTCAACATTCGGCTCAACGCCGCCGCCCAAGGCGCGATCGTGGCCGAGATTCTCGCGGCCGGTGAGCGCTACGGCCACGCCGATACTCTCGCAGGTCAGCGCGTGAACCTAGAGTTTGTTTCCGCCAATCCCACCGGCCCCATTCACCTTGGTGGTACCCGCTGGGCTGCGGTGGGCGATTCCTTGGGTCGAGTGCTCGAGGCCAGCGGAGCGCAGGTGACCCGCGAGTACTACTTCAATGATCACGGCCGGCAGATCGACCGTTTCACTCATTCGCTCATCGCCGCCGCTAGGAATGAGCCAGCCCCGGAGGATGGCTACGCCGGTGCATATATTGCGGAGATTGCCTCTGCGGTCATGCACCGAGTGCCGGGTGTGCTCGAGCTGCCCGAGGCAGAGATGCATGAGGCCTTCCGCGCCCACGGGGTGGAGATGATGTTTGCGCACATTAAAACCTCCCTGGCAGAGTTCGGCACCACCTTCGACGTGTACTTCCACGAGAACTCGCTGTTCGAATCCGGTGCGGTGGACGCCGCAGTGCAGACGCTGAAGGACAACGGCAGCCTGTACGCATCCGACGGCGCCTGGTGGCTGAAGTCCACCGATTATGGCGATGATAAGGACCGCGTGGTGATCAAATCGGATGGCGATGCCGCCTACATCGCCGGCGATATCGCCTATGTGGCCGACAAGATCGACCGCGGCCATGATCTCTGCATCTACATGCTGGGCGCAGATCACCACGGCTATATCTCTCGCCTGCGCGCCGCCGCGGCCGCTCTGGGCTACCGCCCGGAGCAGGTTGAGGTGCTCATTGGCCAGATGGTGAATTTGGTGCGAGACGGCAAGCCCGTGCGCATGTCCAAGCGTGCCGGCACGGTGATCACCCTCGATGATCTCGTCGAGGCCGTGGGCGTGGACGCGGCCCGTTATGCCATGATTCGTTCCTCCGTGGACCAAAGCCTCGATATTGATCTCGAGCTCTGGGCCTCGCGCTCCTCCGACAACCCGGTGTTCTATGTGCAGTATGGTCACGCACGTCTGTGCTCGATTGCGCGCAAGGCTGCCGAGTTGGGTGTGAGCCTCGAGAACGCAGATATCGATTTCTCGGTCCTTGACAGTGAGCGGGAAGGCGATCTTATTCGCACGCTAGGCGAGTTCCCAGCGGCGATTGCGTCCGCCGCTGACCTGCGCGAACCACACCGCATCGCCCGCTACGCCGAGCAGCTGGCCGGCACTTTCCACCGTTTCTACGACACCTGCCAGATCCTGCCGAAGGCCGGCGAGGAGACCTCCGAGCTGCACATTGCGCGCCTGGCGCTCGCCGCCGCAAGCCGCCAAGTTCTCAGCAACGCGCTCGGGTTGTGCGGGGTCACCGCGCCGGAGCGCATGTAG
- a CDS encoding L-lactate permease, whose product MNNTFTVVTDAVGGSLGLSAAVATIPLVTFFVLLIGFKARAHVSAAAATVAAILVAIFGFSMPTELALMSALRGGLFGLLPIVWVIVMAIWFYQITVASGRFEDLRRTFDKLGDGDVRIQAILIAFCFGGLLEALAGFGAPVAITATMILALGVKPLRAATAVLLANTAPVAFGAVAIPITTAGDVADRTTEQTANIAAIVGHQAPLIAIFVPAILLFILDGIRGVREAWIPAFVIGGAFAIAQWATSNFFAYQLTDVVACIVSLGVAFIFLQFWTPRGIDALRERMELPPAAVAEELPARRVWMALMPYGVVTVVFGIANLGTTIPEALKSIKISVEWPLLAGRLVNAHGEPIKSAYTFAIIANPGTLLLISGLIVAVIYAFFNENGTYPLHAGQVVHAFTDTAYRMRWSALTIVLVLGLAYVMNYSGQTIAIGEFVASLGGAYAFLAPTLGWVGTAVTGSDTSANALFGKMQVTAAHHAGLNPDLMLAANTSGGVVGKMISPQSLAIAATAVNMEGRESDIFKSVVMWSFGLLLAVCTIVYLQTNVLSFMAPVVP is encoded by the coding sequence GTGAACAACACATTTACCGTGGTCACTGACGCAGTGGGAGGCAGCCTCGGCCTCTCCGCCGCGGTGGCAACCATCCCCCTGGTCACCTTCTTCGTTCTGCTCATCGGCTTCAAAGCCCGGGCTCACGTCTCCGCGGCTGCCGCCACCGTGGCCGCAATCTTGGTGGCCATCTTCGGCTTCAGCATGCCCACCGAGCTCGCCCTGATGTCCGCCCTGCGCGGCGGCCTTTTCGGCCTATTGCCCATCGTGTGGGTGATCGTGATGGCGATCTGGTTCTACCAGATCACCGTGGCCTCGGGCCGCTTCGAGGATCTGCGCCGCACCTTCGACAAGCTCGGCGATGGCGATGTACGCATCCAAGCCATCCTTATTGCCTTCTGCTTCGGCGGCTTGTTGGAGGCCCTTGCCGGCTTCGGCGCCCCCGTGGCCATTACCGCCACCATGATCCTCGCTCTCGGCGTGAAGCCGCTGCGCGCAGCCACCGCCGTACTGCTGGCCAACACCGCCCCCGTGGCCTTCGGCGCGGTGGCAATTCCGATCACCACCGCCGGCGACGTAGCCGATCGCACCACCGAACAAACTGCCAATATCGCAGCCATCGTGGGCCACCAGGCCCCGCTGATCGCCATCTTTGTTCCCGCCATTTTGCTCTTCATCCTCGATGGCATCCGCGGTGTGCGCGAAGCATGGATCCCAGCGTTCGTCATCGGCGGCGCCTTCGCTATTGCCCAGTGGGCCACCTCGAACTTCTTCGCCTACCAGCTCACCGACGTGGTCGCCTGCATCGTGTCTCTCGGTGTGGCCTTCATCTTCCTGCAATTCTGGACCCCGCGCGGCATCGACGCGCTACGTGAGCGCATGGAACTTCCCCCGGCCGCCGTGGCCGAGGAGCTACCCGCCCGCCGAGTGTGGATGGCGCTCATGCCCTACGGCGTGGTCACCGTTGTCTTCGGTATCGCTAACTTGGGCACCACCATCCCCGAGGCACTGAAATCCATCAAGATCAGTGTGGAGTGGCCGCTGCTGGCCGGTCGTTTGGTCAACGCCCACGGCGAGCCGATTAAGTCCGCCTACACCTTCGCCATCATCGCCAACCCGGGCACGCTGCTGCTGATCTCGGGTCTCATCGTGGCCGTGATCTACGCCTTCTTTAATGAGAACGGCACCTATCCGCTCCACGCTGGCCAGGTTGTGCACGCCTTCACCGACACCGCTTACCGCATGCGCTGGTCCGCGCTGACGATCGTGCTGGTTCTGGGCCTGGCGTATGTGATGAATTACTCCGGCCAGACCATCGCCATCGGTGAATTCGTGGCCTCCCTCGGTGGCGCCTATGCCTTCCTCGCCCCCACTCTCGGCTGGGTGGGCACTGCAGTGACCGGCTCGGATACCTCCGCTAATGCGCTCTTCGGCAAAATGCAGGTGACTGCCGCGCACCACGCGGGCCTCAACCCGGATCTCATGCTTGCCGCCAACACCTCCGGCGGCGTGGTGGGCAAGATGATCTCCCCGCAGTCCCTGGCGATTGCGGCCACCGCCGTGAACATGGAAGGCCGCGAGTCGGACATCTTCAAGTCCGTGGTGATGTGGTCCTTCGGCCTCTTGCTCGCGGTGTGCACCATCGTCTATCTCCAAACCAACGTGCTGTCCTTTATGGCACCTGTTGTGCCCTAG
- a CDS encoding (Fe-S)-binding protein: MRVAIFTTCIGDVLGPDIAKATALILSRLGHDVVVPDKQTCCGQMHINTGYQREAVPQIENYVDAFSDPSIDCIVSPSGSCAAAVRHEHERIADRYGTAALRDGAAQTAKKTYELCEFLTDVEQRENVGAFFPHRVTYHSSCHSRRLLQLGDRPYRLLRAVEGIDLVELPFSEECCGFGGTFCVKNAETSAAMVSDKTRNIKSTLAEYVTSADYSCLMNISGTLSRQHSGIRSVHIAEILASTKDHPWTPDSAAYTKEFML, encoded by the coding sequence GTGCGAGTCGCGATCTTTACCACCTGTATCGGTGACGTTCTCGGGCCGGACATCGCCAAGGCGACAGCGCTGATTCTGTCTCGCCTCGGCCACGATGTTGTGGTCCCCGATAAACAAACCTGCTGCGGCCAGATGCACATTAACACTGGCTACCAGCGCGAAGCCGTGCCACAGATTGAAAACTATGTGGACGCCTTCTCCGACCCCTCCATCGACTGCATTGTCAGCCCCTCCGGTTCCTGCGCGGCCGCAGTGCGTCACGAACATGAGCGCATCGCCGATCGCTACGGCACTGCGGCCCTGCGCGACGGCGCAGCCCAGACCGCCAAGAAAACCTATGAGCTGTGCGAGTTCCTCACCGATGTGGAACAGCGCGAGAATGTTGGCGCCTTCTTCCCACACCGCGTGACCTATCACAGCTCCTGCCACTCGCGTCGGCTTTTGCAACTCGGCGACCGCCCCTACCGGCTGCTTCGCGCTGTAGAAGGCATCGACCTGGTGGAGCTTCCCTTCTCCGAGGAATGCTGCGGCTTCGGCGGCACCTTCTGCGTAAAGAACGCCGAAACCTCCGCCGCCATGGTGAGCGACAAAACCCGCAACATTAAGTCCACGCTCGCTGAGTACGTCACCTCCGCGGACTACTCCTGCCTGATGAACATCTCGGGGACTCTCTCACGCCAGCACAGCGGCATCCGCAGCGTGCACATCGCCGAGATCCTCGCCTCCACCAAGGACCATCCGTGGACCCCGGATTCCGCCGCTTACACCAAGGAGTTCATGCTGTGA